The Salmo salar chromosome ssa02, Ssal_v3.1, whole genome shotgun sequence genome segment AAAAAATTATGCTTTGATTTGTCAGTATTAGTATCCATACCAGCTACATGAATAAAGTTATTCTAACTCTATTATTCTAACTCTATTATTCTAACTCTATTATTCTAACTCTATCAAAAGTTCAGAAGTGAGTGTGCAGACTAATGATGACAACCGGCTCTAGACTTTGATTGATGGCTCTGATGACAACAGGCTCAGACTAATGATGACAACCGGCTCTAGACTTTGATTGATGGCTCTTTCAGTTCTTGCCACCAGAGGGAAACATTGATATATAAAACCCCACTGAATCAACGTGAATTGGGTTACATTACATTTTAAGCTTTTAGAGATCTCGTATGTGATGAGAAAATTTATTAATCTCCCGGCGTGGTCACTGTGCGCTGTTGTAGTTGACGTAATCGTGTATAGTGCCATGACGTAATATATGAGCCTATGACGTAAAGGCAGTCAAGAAATTATTAAATTGATTGGCTCAGTTGAGTTGATAGTTTGCATTGGACAGTCATCCTCATGTTCAAAGACATTACTTTGCCTGGACAAGAAATTCTGTGTAACTGTAAGTATTGTACTTAAAATGTTTTATATAAACAtatatttgtttattatttttctATCATTGTACAGGTCCAATCTGAAGGatgtcttaaaataaaatgggtaAGTCATAAACGGCTGAGGAGAGTTGTCTAAAGGTAAGTCTCATATATGATGAAAAAAATGtttatctgtgtgtctctgtaatgGGGAAATATTTTTAGTGGTACAACCATATTCCAGGGGTTTTAAAGCCTCTCCTAGAGGACCCCCAGACATTCCACAGTATTCTacagctagcacacctgattcaacttgtcaactaatcatcaagccgtTGAATAGGTTTTAATGAGGTTTGCTTGTTTAGGGCTACAGCAAAATTGTGAAACATCCGGGGTTCCACAAGGAGAGGGTTGAAAACCACTGGCCTATGCAAAAACAGACTGTTATGCTTTATGGTTGGAAAAGTGGGCATAAAAATGGAGGACTCAAGTATAATTTAGTTCATTTTGTACCTATACCCCAGGCTGGCACTGTCCAAGCTAGTGTTGGAGAACAGGTGCTCCAGACAGTCAACCATGATGAACCAAGGCTGCCAGCACTGGTGGACTGCACCAAGAAGAGCCCCCTAAAGGTTAGAAATGGCTTTGAGTTCTGTTGGAAAACGTTTTGAACAGTTCAGAGTGAAATATGTATCTGTTCAATTGGAAAATgttcaaaatgttttgcaatgttAGGCATGCTGAATTTACTCCAGGCAAACATCTCAGAGCGGACTGGTTGGCTCTAAGCATTACCCACTTCAATTGTGTTTGGGCTTTTAATGTGATTAACCCCTGCCCACTTCCAATTTTGGTCACCCTCTTAGAAGATCAAATCCCGAGCGCCTGTCACATTCGTTTTGTTTGGGTCTTCGGTCAGAAATTCTTTGCCTTAATTGGACATCTATTTTGATTGGTTCGTTGGTCAAGTGGACAATACTGTCGTTCATATGCTAATGATGTATAGGCCTAAGACACGCTTGTCCATTTTTGGTCAGTGAATGTTGCTAAACTTTCCGCCTTGCTAAACGCGCCCCTGGTTGTATAAGGACGCTTTGTTTTGAAATCTTTACGTGGTTGTAACTGAGAGACCAGTTGGTGTTAATCTAGTAATATGACATGTTCTCAACCAAAAATCTGTTTAAAACAAGATAATGATGCATGGGTCATTTACTCGTTAGAACCAATAGCATTGGAATCTGAGTCTAATTCTGATTCTAAGGTTAACCCTTATGTGACATGTCATTTAGTACTGTCATGTCTATGGTGAAAGAGGTGGATTTTATGGTGATATGATTTTGCTACTGTTGTTGTTTCTCTCAGAACTTCGTGCTGAAGTCCCCTCAAGGCCCCAGGCTGAGCCATCACGCCAAGATGGCCAAGGCCGAAAAGAACGCCAGAGAGGCCATTGAGCCCAGAAAGGCTAGGGAGGCCAATGCAGCGGCGAAAAAACCAAGCCGCCAAGTCGTTGGTGACATGGCGCTGCCGCCACCTCTTCTATCTCCGACGACCAGTTACAGTGAGTATTGATCACCACTTCCAAAATACCTGGATTTATTGATATAATTATAAAAGAACATGCAATATGGTGGAAGGATCAACTAATGGTTTGACTCTCCTCTTTCTGTAGGTGTCCTGCCAGCTATCAAGAAGGGCACTAAAGTGACTAAGGTGGAGACAACAGGTGGGTTTTGGTGACACAGTGGTTATTAAATCGAGTCGTTGCCGTGGTTACTAGCTTGTTAGGTGGTAATTCTGATTGTCTTCTGTTTCAGAGCCACCAGGCCCCTTGACACCTGAGGATGGGATGAGAATGAACTCCTCTCCATCTGTTGATGACCCCCTGACCCCAGAGACCCCAGAGAGTGATGTCACCTCCGATGCCACTTCTCTGGTGGACCCACCCCGTGAGATGACACCTGAGAATGTGGAGGAGGCGTCCTCTCTAGAGGACTTCCTGAAGTCTCAGCCGTGAGTCCTGCTCTGAACCGTGTTAtgtgcagtagaaaaaaatataatCTAGTTGCCAGTCCACTAACCAAGGATTCttgttgtttgttttttcttttccaGTCAGAGAAAGCTCATCAGGAAGTTCCTCAAACAAAAGGTAAGTCCCCCATTTCTACTTCTTTACCTCatgccaacaacaacaaaatacatgTAACTTAAAAACTAAGAGGAAATGATGTCACTTTAAGTTGTTGTATTTCTTTCTAAGAATGTGACCATAGAGGACCTGGAAAACATGTCCTATGCGGTCCTCCTGCCAGCGATAGCTCTGCTCAGGATCTCCAGTCCAGAGTCACTCCACTCCTCCTGCCGGGGGTCAGGGGTGCTAAAGATCGTCTCGGAGATGTTCCACCGGCGGAGCTCTGAGCCGAAGGGGAGGCTCCGGGGCGGGCAGCCCCCCACACCCAATTCTGAGACAGACAAGGAGATTCAGGGTATAGCAGACATGGCTGTGAGTAACATCATGAGGAATGCCCAGGAGGACCTCTTCTCTGGTATGAATGACCTGGAGACCACCAATCCATGCATCACTCTGACCGAAGAGAGGCTCTCCAGCATCTTCTCAGTGCTGTTCAGGGATGCCTGTGAGAGTGCCCAGGAGGTCGCCAGACAGATCCACCACATGAGGTCCGGAAGAGGCAACAACGGCCGGAATGGGAGTCGCCCTGGGTCATCACAGGGATCGAGCAGGTCCAACATACCAGAGTTGGCGTTAAACCTCTGTCAGCTGGCAGAGTGTGTGGATGCTCAACCACTATCTCTGGAACATCCAAGTGTGTCCTGCTCCAACAGAAGTGGCCTGCTCCCCCTTCCAGAGCAGGGCTGGATGGAGGAGCATATTGGTTCAGCCCTAGGTCAGTTGTCCACCATTGAGGCAGACATGGGCGAGTTAGAGAACTTCACCAGACCTCTGCCACTGGCAAATGGAGACGACAGCTCATCCAGTAGGTTGTCAGGGTCGTCCACTGCCTCATCTCCATCCACCTGCCGGTCTTCTCCAGATGTGAACTCAGAGGGAAGGGCCCACTAC includes the following:
- the LOC106588500 gene encoding uncharacterized protein gives rise to the protein MAKAEKNAREAIEPRKAREANAAAKKPSRQVVGDMALPPPLLSPTTSYSVLPAIKKGTKVTKVETTEPPGPLTPEDGMRMNSSPSVDDPLTPETPESDVTSDATSLVDPPREMTPENVEEASSLEDFLKSQPQRKLIRKFLKQKNVTIEDLENMSYAVLLPAIALLRISSPESLHSSCRGSGVLKIVSEMFHRRSSEPKGRLRGGQPPTPNSETDKEIQGIADMAVSNIMRNAQEDLFSGMNDLETTNPCITLTEERLSSIFSVLFRDACESAQEVARQIHHMRSGRGNNGRNGSRPGSSQGSSRSNIPELALNLCQLAECVDAQPLSLEHPSVSCSNRSGLLPLPEQGWMEEHIGSALGQLSTIEADMGELENFTRPLPLANGDDSSSSRLSGSSTASSPSTCRSSPDVNSEGRAHYTIMALETLQEGEDNSWSHSGSSQRSRWFSLCNQAEEMKRVYPQKDTLYSSVSVGELGSVRRAKGRDVHKALSEGSLPVFALLGERPGEICPTSTWDMEQNQPPSTPTSSEEDLWDSNSTWSYGVEEEEGQSLVGGGQLCRRGAAP